DNA sequence from the Coffea arabica cultivar ET-39 chromosome 11c, Coffea Arabica ET-39 HiFi, whole genome shotgun sequence genome:
GCTGCCCCATGAAGTGTTGTACCACAAGGTTCAACGATGATTTATGTGGTGTGCCAAATTACTAAATGCTTGGATTAACTGTTTTTGaaagtatttttgaaaaattttattgtagcagagtttttagattatattttaaaatatattcagaaaatattttgagatatttaagagtagaagagtttctagaatatattttgaaatattttttaaaattttaaaaaaaattaaactagtTTTTAGATTACCtgttagagtactttttaaaaatttttattgtatttgaaaaactagtttttgaaaaacactctCATCCAAAGCAAGAAATCTAGAAGGTAGTtgcattttgaaattcaacaacttaacaagttttttttttttttaagcattaGAATTGACCCAAGAATTTTGTTTTATAGCGTCAAAATTGGCCCAGGAACTTTTTTTTACCAAACCAACAACTACCCCTGATCCTATTTGCATGGCCCAAATAGCTTAGTAGACACCCTAAATGAATATAAAGTTTAAGATGTTCGCTTTACCCCAGAGTAACTCTTACAAGCAAAAACTCggagaaaagaaaacaatttgCTGCTACCTAAAATACcgattcaaaaattgaccatcAATTATTGCATTTTGACTTATAAGTTTCTAATTATTTGCCTCATTGATTTCTACACTACGACCGCAATCTCACCTTTCAGACTGCGCAGCCATAGCTTAACATACGAGGCAAACAAACGTACCGAACTTACAAGCGAAGTACCTTTCGTACATACAATGGAGAAAACTTGAAGCAACTTAAATAAGACAGTTCAACATCTCTAGAACAGCATCAACAAGATGCTCTCCATCACCAAGGCTATCTGGCTCCCTTATTACAGGAAAACGTCCTCCAGTTCTCAATAAGTACATCTTTCACTTAACCAAAACTTCATCTGGTGTCATATCTGTTATCACAACctagaaaaatattttggcGATTTTCCACAGAAGCATTTATGTGGCAATACAATAGGAATTCTTCAGTAAGAACTGCAGTACGTTCTACAGATAAAGAACCCCCGATTCTGAGAAAAATAATTAGACATGCATCTTTATAGACTGCTAAACTTGGCCACACTTACGGAAAATTGAAGAGGCATATGACAATATGGCACCTTACTGTCTTTCAACCTTCTAAATTTGTTGAATTTCAACCAATGAATAAACTAGATCGCACCAGCAATTGTAGTTGAAAACTGCCATGCATGACACCAAAACACTGGTTCATTCCTCTTTTAGTTAGAAAGAGCCAGAGCAAAAAATGGCCAAAGTAACCTAAAGGACTTGTGAACTTTTATCCCTGGGACTGAACTGATGTATAAGAAACAAGGGTATCTACAAGGGTGCATTATGCATATATGTCCTCTCATAAAAACCAATCACCTGGTCAGCTACAGCCCACATAATGGCTTGGCCAGGTGGGATCCTCATAAGCCTGGGTAACAGACCCTTCCACAGGGCAAGCAACCCTTCCTCTGCATATATCGTTGAGATAGCATGAAACATGCCCTTGTACTTCAATTCACCCCCAGAACGGCTCTGAGCCATCAGTCTTGTCTTCACAACATCAAAGGGACCAGTACACACTGGGCCAGCTGTTCCTGCAAGAAATCCAGATATCATAGACTGCCAAGGTTGAAGGACTTTTCCATCACCTTCATGTTTCTTCCACAGAATCACGTCAAAAGCATTTTTGGCTGTGAACATGGCGGCCTGGTTCGTCCCATTGCGCATTACAGTAGGGGTAGCTCCTGCCCAGAGACCCCGAAGGCCTTCTTCACGAATGACAGTCCTAGCACAGTGTATTGGTCCCTTATACTTCATAAGTTCAGGTTTCAAACCTCTCTGTTGTTGTAATCTGATCTTCACCACCTGAAGAGACACAATTTGCCAGCTCTATAAATAACTTCCATTATGTAAATGTAAATATTTGTTTAGGcaaagttggaaaaaaaaaatagaaaagaaagaaaggatataTTTGTAGGCAATAACTTAGGAACATCACCATGCCGCCATAAAAAATTGTGGGCAAAGCATCACAAAGAGGCATGCAACTTAGCATTCACCAGCAGAATAACTTAATGAGAACAGAATgaaatcttaaaaataaaaaactaaaaaaaagagagaaaaaagtgttTTGAGTAAAACCATTGAACTTTCACCATGAGTAAGCGATAAATGGACAAACAGAGAAAGAAACTGGTACAACTCTGATGAAGGGTATAGCCAATACCTGGAAACCTGGAACCTTGACCAGATGGTTAAAACTTAATTAAGCTAGGGGAAATGGACATTATGAATGTCTGATGCATGAGACAATGAACTCCCAAGTTTTGATAACAGAAAAATTTTCACCATGCTGCATATAGAGGTCTGAAATCTATTTAAGCTAAGCAAGATGAACCAATCTTACTCATTAAGCTGCCTTATAGTCCTCTAGGGTGGTCTAAACTAAATAAGCACAAATACTTGCCAGTGCTAGTCATCCAGGTTTCCAACCACATACAGCATACTTTGTTCAGGTGATTTTCAACAGATctgaaatattatgtgaaaatcATTGCAAATTTTTTAGCAGCACCAGATTCTGAGGCATGTGACTTCCCACCACACACATGGATTAAATAGTAGGCACCTAGAGAAAAGTGACACTTAGAACTATATATTCCAGTCATATTCAGGCACATTATataacagagagagagagagagcaccTATATAGTCATCACTTCAAACCATTCAAATGGGGTACCTCTAGTTAGGCTCTGCCTCTTGAGTTTATCTCATATTCTGAATGATTGTCACCtctaattccaaaatttctAATGGATACGAAAGTGATTTTGTTTCCTTCTCCAAAGCACTTTAACCTTCAATTTCATTGATGACAAATGGATTTCAATGGTCCTGTTGTATCAGATTCATCACAACTAGGAAACCTTAAACCCTAGCACCTACTCATATATTTCCAGGCCTTGTTGTTTAATAACCTGTTAATAAATGAGCCCAGTAATCTATGTTTAGTAAAACTGTATGCTTGCATCTGTAACATTTGTTTGGTTAGAAAGTTGTATGTTTTACTTGTCAGCCCAGATAAAATTATCTAGTTATCTTGGCAACTATCAAACTTAGTAACAATAGGATGTCCCAGTAATGTTAAGTTAAAGACACATGGACATAGAAGTTCTTCATAGCTGAATAATATAATACATCCAATGATTGTTTCAACATATAATCTGAAGTGCCAAACAAAAATTCAAGATTGCATTTGCTCTCATTTGCATCACTTCAAACATAAACCGGTACACACAGTATTATACATCAACCTAAATGATCTACTAATGGTAAATTCACATAAAACTGTGCCATGTTCAATTTTAAACCCAATAAATCTAACCTCAAAAGGTGTAACAATAATGAGGGCTTCAAGCACACCAGCTCCAAACCCTGAGAGAAGCCTCCCTTGAGGGCTAAGCTTCCCAGTTTCAGAATCCTTGAAGGCAGACTGCAGGACTGCATTGGACCCCATCCGAAGTGCATACTTGAGGGTTAAATGAGTAGCAAAAGGAGTCAACCCCTTCCACAAAGCCCGAACGCCTTCATTTTGTACTATAGTGGAGCCACAGTGGATTATCCCCTTGTAATTACCAGACCTGTCCAGCTGAAGCCGGGTTTTTATAACGTCAATGGGCTGTAAGCAAGATGCCTCCACAACCCCCCCTAATGACCCTGAAATCGCTTTCATGTACGGAGGGAttgttttctgattttgaggttgACTTTTCTCTGCCATTGATTCTTGAGGCAGTGCAACCGCTTATGGATTGATGCAAAAATGTGAATCCCCTTTCCCCTTGCAGCAAACCAGCCAAGCCAATGCACAGGTCAAAGTGGTCCGATTCGAACCTACAAAACCAAATGAAGGCAGCATGATGTATTATAAAATAGAACAAAACCCCTTTTGCTTACCCTCCATTTCACTTAAGTCTCAAATGCATAGGAATCCAAATTTTCCAGTCAGACCTCATAACAAGCAGGTGAAATGCATCAAATACTACGCTAGTACTGCACagtttcaaataaaataagaatctCAGATTCACAGGATTAATTACAAGAACTATCACAAACTATAACCAagattgcccaaaaaaaaaatccaagatGAAGAATcattttatataatattaaacatTCAGACTTGGCAAAGAAACCGACTGAACATAGGAATGAATGatattaattaaatatttaagcTCCAAAtctgaaacaaaacaaaatcccAAGAAAAATATGGAAATGAAGTCAGAAGAGAAACGGGAAAATTGCCCTCTTTTACTATGCCACCCCTTGATGGGTTGGTCATGCATTGGTCCACCGCCCTCTTCCTCCTCTCAAGTCTTGGTTTTCTCTTGGCATTTTAACAATTTCTGTCAAAGCCAAGTCTGACTTTAAAACCAGACAAGTAAAATGATGCACAACTAATACACAACTAGTTGGTAAACATGTTATAAAACATAAAACTAATTTTACCATACAAATAAACTCATgtaactttttctttaatttgatgtttttcttttcatagTTTTTGTAAAATTAACATCTGtacttttttcttatttttgtaaaTTAGGCTCTCAAGTATCAGTTGCTATTCAAACAGCTAACCATGATGAGTGGGcatgtcaaatatcaatcattaaTTAAAATCACACACTTGTATCAATGTAAAAAGAAGTGCTACATTTATTTGTGTGCACACCTTTTCAATTGACTGTGCACTTTTTATTTGTTGATGTGCACATATATGTTACCATGTGTATTACTTGTCAACCATAGGATCTCACAACTTATTAGTCAGGCATAAGATCCCATAACAAGTATTTGCTTCCATTTAGTGTTGACTGTGATTACCACTTCTCTATCCTCatcccataaaaaaaaaatttaaattaacaTCTTAAACTTTTACAGCAAGTTTATTTACTATATTTACCAGTAAAATGTGTCTACATCAACTAAATTGTTAGTAAAACTTTGATTACTATTCATTTCCGTCCAAATCATTCTTTTATTGTTCTTTGGTCTTTTAGCATATGAACTTAAAACTACTAATTGTATTTAGTAATAAACTAAGTGTGAACAAAAATCAAGTTGTCTAaaccataaatataaaaatcaaatgtGCACAAAATCTCGTCGCATAAGTGAACAATACTAGTGTTAGACATAAATAATATTAACTAGGTAACCTGAAAATATAAACAAGTTTATTGTACATATAAAATTAAGGATCCATATAATGGGAACAAGAAAGTTCACTTCATTTTCGTTCCTATTCGGGTTGGCTTTTATTCCAGAAAAAGCAAAACAGGGAGCAATCCTACCATCAAAATCACCAAACCACGCCATTGTCTAAACAACAGAATTTTATACTAtaacaattattattttatttaaaaaaataatattttttcttacatGTATTGTTCCCATGCAAACAATTCACATGCATTATTACAAATTTTGATCAACACATGTATAATTTATCTAACAAACAGAGTAGGATCCACCCAATTTAAAGCTTATTGAAGATTCTACAGTTATCCAATACAAATGAAGCTCTAAAATTACTTCAGAAACCGAATTGTTACCATATTGCCATTTTACCCCATTTTACATATtgatcaaacaaaaaaataatttatgatTCATTTGACTTTCTTAGTATAGTGATCTAATCATCAGGCTAAAATTAATGGTAGATCATATTGTTGAAATTAGTTGAGATATGCCAGCTTttcctacagattttatcagattgagtttgatatcaaaataaattagttattagaaaaataaggaTATTTGTTAAAGATCATGTTGGTTTGTTAACAAATAGTTTAGATAAGATTTGCTAGTAGTAGAAGATtatattttgttgagatttttaggataattgttagttggatattttggtagTTTGTTTCAAgtaatcactataaatagtgAGTTGATGAATGTAGAACATAAGCTCATTTTTTATCTTTAATACAAATCTCTTATAAGTTTTTTTGCAacactaaggtgttgtttcttagtCTATGCCCCAAAAAACCAACAAAGTGGTATCAAGAGCCTAAATCTAAAGGGCCTGTTTCTTTGAGAGTGAGTGAATCTGGTGAGAGACCCCTTTTTCACTATAAAATTATACACTTAAGCCTTCAACATCAAAATGCCAGTAAACAACTTCTTGTCCAATCCTCCAAATTTCACTGGTGAAAACTACCAAATCTGGGCTGTCAAAATGAAGTCCTATTTGGATGCTAATGATCTTTGGGATGTGGTAGAGACAGATCCTATTCCTGAATTGTCGGAAGATCCAACTATTGCAGAAATGAGAGCCCATACAGATGCAGTCAAAAAGAGATCAAGAGCCatgacgtgcattcattcagCAGTTTCCAATGCAGTATTCACAAAAATTATGACTTGTGAAACTGCAAAGGAAGCCTGGGATGCTCTCAAAGTGGCTTTTCAAGACAATGACAGAACAAGACAGATGCAAGTTTTGAACCTTAGGAGAGAATTTGAACTCCTTAGGATGAAAGACACCGAAAACATTAAAGAGTACTCTGATAGACTCTTAAATGTTGTGAACAAAATCAGGTTGATTGGAGAACAACTTCCGGATAGCAGAGTTGTGGAGAAAGTCTTGGTATGTTTACCAGAAAGGTTTGAAGCCAAGATTTCCTCCCTTGAAGATTCAAGGGATCAATCTCAGATGACCTTGCCAGAATTAATCAATGCTTTAGAGGCACAAGAACAAAGACGAGCCATAAGAACTGAAGAA
Encoded proteins:
- the LOC113717359 gene encoding mitochondrial succinate-fumarate transporter 1-like, whose amino-acid sequence is MAEKSQPQNQKTIPPYMKAISGSLGGVVEASCLQPIDVIKTRLQLDRSGNYKGIIHCGSTIVQNEGVRALWKGLTPFATHLTLKYALRMGSNAVLQSAFKDSETGKLSPQGRLLSGFGAGVLEALIIVTPFEVVKIRLQQQRGLKPELMKYKGPIHCARTVIREEGLRGLWAGATPTVMRNGTNQAAMFTAKNAFDVILWKKHEGDGKVLQPWQSMISGFLAGTAGPVCTGPFDVVKTRLMAQSRSGGELKYKGMFHAISTIYAEEGLLALWKGLLPRLMRIPPGQAIMWAVADQVIGFYERTYMHNAPL